A region of the Flavobacteriaceae bacterium MAR_2010_188 genome:
TCTAATTTATTCCACGTTTTTCCTGCATCGCTAGATTTATAAAGAGCACTGCCTTCACCACCGCTAATCATCTTCCAAGGGGTTCTTTGGTGCTCCCACATTGCAGAATACAAGACATTAGGATTATTAACATCTATCGAAAGTTCTGCGGCACCCGTTTTATCATTCACATATAGAACTTTTTCCCAAGTCTCGCCACCGTTGACGCTTTTATAAATTCCTCGTTCTTCGTTTGCTTTACTGTAAACTCCTTGAGCCGCTACATAAACGACATCCGGATTTGTTGGGTGAATAACGATTCTAGAAATCTGTTGTGTTTTTTCTAATCCTATATGCTTCCAGGTTTTACCGGCATCGGTAGATTTGTACACGCCATCACCATAAGAGGTCATAACCCCGCGGATAGCGTGTTCTCCCATTCCGCAGTAAATCACATTTGGATTTGAAGCCGAAACAGAAACTGCACCTACGGAGCCAGTTTTAAAGAATCCATCAGATATGTTTTGCCAACTCATCCCAGCATCTTGAGTCTTCCAAAGTCCACCGCCTGTGATTCCCATATAATAGGTTAACTGGTCGCCCACAACACCTGTCGCAGTCACCGAACGCCCGCCTCTAAACGGTCCAATATTTCTGTATTTAAGTGGGCTGAAGTATGAATTGATTTCTTGAGCTCCAGAAATCATAAAAGCTAACGATAGTAATAAGGTTAGGAGGGTTTTTTTCATTTTTGTATTAATTTGATGGTTTAGGTAAATATACAGGAAAGTTCAATCATGTTAAAGTTGAAATCTTAGTTCTGTAAATTTTAGGTTAACCTGAAGAAATTCTTATTTTTAATCACCTCAAACAAGAACGTGCCGTTCACTTTTATTGAATTCCTACATCATTCTTAAAATCAATTATTTATGAAATTAAATAGTACTATCCTTTTAACATTTTTAGCTTTCTTCATTTGTATTGAATCCAGTAATTCTCAAAAATTGACTTCAGATACATTTTCTGGTCTCGAATTTCGTGAAATCGGTACTGCACTGACTTCTGGTAGAATCGCAGATATTGCCATTCAACCTGATAATGAAAAAATCATGTATGCGGCTGCAGGGTCCGGAGGAGTTTGGAAAACTGAAAATGCCGGTACAACTTGGACGCCTATTTTCGACAAAGAATCTACCTATTCTATTGGATGCATCACTATTGACCCCAACGATCATAATACGATTTGGGTCGGTACTGGTGAAAATGTAGGAGGAAGACACGTTGCTTTTGGAGATGGAATCTTTGTGAGCCACGATGCTGGAAAAAGCTGGAAAAATGTTGGATTGAAGGATTCTGAGCATATTTCTAAAGTAATCGTAAGTCCAGAAGATTCTAATATTATTTGGGTGGCTTCACAAGGACCTTTATGGTCTAAAGGTGGTGATCGCGGAGTTTTTAAATCTATTGATGGTGGAGCAACTTGGAAAAGAACTTTGGGCGATACCGAATGGGTTGGAGCGACAGATATACTGATTGACCCAGACAATACCGATGTATTATATGCAGCAACTTGGCAAAGACAAAGAACGGTCGCTGCTTTATTAGGTAGCGGACCAGGTTCTGGAATTCATAAAAGTAACGACGGTGGGGAAACATGGACCGAGCTTACTAATGGCTTACCTTCCTCAAATATGGGAAAAATAGGATTGGCCATGTCGCATTTTGATTCTAACGTTATTTATGCGGCAATAGAATTAGATAGGGGCAAAGGAGGCGTTTATATGTCGGACGATGCTGGCGCTAGTTGGAACAAACAATCAGATACGGTTTCAGGTGGAACCGGACCTCATTATTACCAAGAATTATATGCTTCACCTCACCATGATGGGAGACTTTATTTAATGAATAATAACGTATTAATTTCCAATGATGATGGGAAAAGTTTTTATAGTATGAATGAAGAGAACAAACATGTCGATACTCATGCTGTTGCTTTTAGGGAATCGGACCCGGATTATTTAATCATGGGAACTGACGGAGGTCTTTTTGAAACCTTTGACCATACTAAAACTTGGCGTTATATTTCTAATTTACCATTATCCCAGTATTATAAACTTGCTGTAGATGATGCCAAGCCTTTCTATAATATTTACGGTGGTACTCAAGATAACGGTTCGCACGGTGCGCCTTCACAAACGACTTTTGAAGATGGAATCAGGAATTCTGATTTTTGGGTAACCCTTGGCGCAGATGGCTACGCCGCCGCAACAGAACCTGGAAATCCTAATATCGTTTACGGGGAATTTCAAGAAGGAACGTTATGGAGAATTGATCAAGCTACCGGTGAAACTGTATTTATTCAACCACAAGCTAGGGCAGGAGAACCATTTGAAAGATTTAACTGGGATGCACCGATTTTAGTAAGTCCGCACAAACCTACACGTTTATATTTTGCTTCCCAAAGAGTTTGGAAATCAGAAGACCGTGGGGATTCTTGGACACCGATTTCAGAAGACATCACTTTAAATCAAGATCGGTTAACCCTGCCGATGTATGGTAAACAACAGAGTTGGGATAACGCATGGGATGTTGGGGCCATGTCTAATTATAATACCATTACTTCACTGTCAGAATCTCCTGTACAAGAAGAGCTGATTTATGCAGGAACAGATGATGGTTCGGTATCCGTAACTGAGGATGGCGGAAAATCATGGCGAAAGTTCAGCTGGAGTTCTATAAAAGGTATGCCAAATAGTGCTTTCGTAAATGATGTTAGAGCAGATTTATTCGACGCAAACGTTGCGTACGCAGCTGTCGACAATCATAAAAATGGAGATTATAAACCATATATATTAAAGACAAGCGATAAAGGAAAAACTTGGTCGTCCATTGCGGGTGATTTACCTCAAAGGCTTCTAATTTGGAGAGTCGTACAAGATCATGTTAAAAAAGATTTACTGTTCGCAGCGGCTGAGAACGGAATTTACGTTACTAAAAATGGAGGAAAAAATTGGGTTCAATTAAAAGGTGGTTTACCGACTATCGCATTTCGGGACTTGACCATCCAAAAAGATGAAAACGATTTGGTCGGCGCATCTTTTGGAAGAGGTTTTTATATTCTTGATGATATTTCGCCAATTCGAGATTTTGATGAAAATGCCACGACGAAAGAACTGACGCTTTATGATACTCCCGATGCACTTTGGTATAAGCAGAAAGATGGATTATATGGTCAGGGCGATAATGAGTATAAAGGAAAGAATCCACCTTTTGGTGCAGTCTTTACTTATTATATGCCAGAAAAATACAAGTCTATGAAGGATGTGCGTTCTGAAAAAGAAAAAGAAGGAGATATGACGTTTCCGGGTTGGGATGCACTTCAAAAAGAAAATAGAGAAGACGGACCCAATTTATTGTTGTTGTTAAAGGATGCTAAAGGAAATATTATCAATACCGTAAGCGGAACAAATAAAAAAGGATTCAACCGAGTAAATTGGAATCTTACGATTGCCGATAAAACTGGGGAACGTCTAGACGCACCAAGCCGAGGAGTAGGAAGATCATGGGGAGGCGGAATAATGGCCACTCCAGGAGAATATACCGTTACAGTGATGAAGAGATTAAATGGTGAGGATACTGTTTTGGCAGGACCACAAACATTTAATGTGAAGCCTTTATACGAAGGTTCTCTTCCAAGAAAATCTTATGAAGAGATGAATGAATTTCTGGACAGCTATAATGATTACCGTCAAGATTTAAGAGCAACCTCTGATGTATTGGAACATAATCTTAAACTTATTGATGCGATGAAAAGAGCTGCGGATAAAGTTTATGTGCCAGCAGACGTGTACAGCAAGATTGCTTCAACAAAATCCAAACTTCAGGATTTAGATACGAAATTAAATGGAAATAAAATCAAGGAAGAAATTGGCGAACGTTCGAACATTAGCGCTAGTGATGGTAGCGGATTAGGATGGACCGCTTTTGGAAATACCTATGGACCAACTGCAGAAAACAAACTTTTATTAGATAGGGTTGAAAACCAATTGAGTTCAATTAAATCTGAATTAAGACAAATTGTAGCAAACGATATCACCGCAGTTTCTGCTGCCCTTAAAAAAGCGAATGCACCATATATTGAAGGACAAGGATTGATCGATGAGGATTAATCTAAGTTGTTGGTTTTTAGTTGCTAGTTGCTAATTGCTAGTTGTTGATTTGTGGTTTTTGAATTTTGAATTTTATTGATATTAAAACGTTGTTAGTTTAATCCTGTCAAAAACATTATTTGAGTCATTTTTGAAGCTGTTTTTGTATAGTTTTGAGTAATCACTATTGAGTGATGAGCTAGAACGTAATTGATAGTTGTTGGTTTTTGGTTTCTGGTTTTTGAATTTTGAATTCTATTGATATAAAACATTGTCAGTTTAATCCTGTCAAAAACCTTATTCGAGTCATTTTTGAAATAAACAAAAACGTTAGATAATTCTATTATAACATAATTTCTGAACAGCAAATTTTGTCTTAAGTCCTAATTGTATTTTCTAATTTCTTAAATCTTAAATCTTAAATCCTAAATCTTAAATCTTTATTCTTTGTTCTTTGTTCTTTGTTCTTTGTTCTCAAAACTAAATACTTTCTACTCTCCTCACTCTTCTTCTTTTTAATCAAATTTATGGCTCGGTTCCATTGGTCGTGCTGTAGTAACGTAGGTTCATATAAATAAACAAGCAAAAGTGGATAAGGAGATTGAGCTGCGGCGAAAAGCGCATCATTATCTACCAATCTTAAATCCCGTTTAAACCAAAAGATGTTTATTGCTACGATGTTTTATTAAGTTTGAATTATAGGTCTTTCAAAATTAATTTATAAAACAGATGAAGCTTAACTTAAAAAAACCACCTATTCTCTTTATTAGTGTAGTGGAAGAGTAAGAATTTTAAAATTCATTAAACTATCCGAAGAAAGAAAAGTCTTATTGAGGTATGCCTAAAATCACCATATAATTTCGCCTCGATTTTTCGGAGTGAAGGTGATGTATTTCTCAGAATATTTTTCATTTTTGCCTTTTCAAAATTAAAACCCATGATCGCCAATAGAACCAATACCCCACGCAAAAAATCAACTGGAATGTGGATGAGAATCATTCACCGCTATTTAGGTTATTTCCTTGCGGGAATCATGCTTATGTATTCTGTAAGTGGAATTGTTTTAATCTTTAGGGATACAGATTTTCTAAAAATTGAAAAGGTTGAAGAGTCAAAAATTAAAAGTGGTCTTTCTTCGGAAGAAATCGGTAAAACAATAAGAGCTAGGAATTTTAAAATCGAAAAGGAGGAAGGTAACCTGGTATATTTCAATTCTGGTTCATACAACAGAAGTACAGGTGAACTTATTCAAACTAAAAATGAGTTACCTTTTGTTCTTTCTAAGATGACAAAACTCCATAAGGCAAACACTAACTCCCCTTTATATTTTCTCAATATCTTTTTTGGAGTGT
Encoded here:
- a CDS encoding PepSY-associated TM region, yielding MIANRTNTPRKKSTGMWMRIIHRYLGYFLAGIMLMYSVSGIVLIFRDTDFLKIEKVEESKIKSGLSSEEIGKTIRARNFKIEKEEGNLVYFNSGSYNRSTGELIQTKNELPFVLSKMTKLHKANTNSPLYFLNIFFGVSLLFFVISAFYMFIPKSDIFKKGLIFTAVGVVLTFILIFV
- a CDS encoding Sortilin, neurotensin receptor 3 gives rise to the protein MKLNSTILLTFLAFFICIESSNSQKLTSDTFSGLEFREIGTALTSGRIADIAIQPDNEKIMYAAAGSGGVWKTENAGTTWTPIFDKESTYSIGCITIDPNDHNTIWVGTGENVGGRHVAFGDGIFVSHDAGKSWKNVGLKDSEHISKVIVSPEDSNIIWVASQGPLWSKGGDRGVFKSIDGGATWKRTLGDTEWVGATDILIDPDNTDVLYAATWQRQRTVAALLGSGPGSGIHKSNDGGETWTELTNGLPSSNMGKIGLAMSHFDSNVIYAAIELDRGKGGVYMSDDAGASWNKQSDTVSGGTGPHYYQELYASPHHDGRLYLMNNNVLISNDDGKSFYSMNEENKHVDTHAVAFRESDPDYLIMGTDGGLFETFDHTKTWRYISNLPLSQYYKLAVDDAKPFYNIYGGTQDNGSHGAPSQTTFEDGIRNSDFWVTLGADGYAAATEPGNPNIVYGEFQEGTLWRIDQATGETVFIQPQARAGEPFERFNWDAPILVSPHKPTRLYFASQRVWKSEDRGDSWTPISEDITLNQDRLTLPMYGKQQSWDNAWDVGAMSNYNTITSLSESPVQEELIYAGTDDGSVSVTEDGGKSWRKFSWSSIKGMPNSAFVNDVRADLFDANVAYAAVDNHKNGDYKPYILKTSDKGKTWSSIAGDLPQRLLIWRVVQDHVKKDLLFAAAENGIYVTKNGGKNWVQLKGGLPTIAFRDLTIQKDENDLVGASFGRGFYILDDISPIRDFDENATTKELTLYDTPDALWYKQKDGLYGQGDNEYKGKNPPFGAVFTYYMPEKYKSMKDVRSEKEKEGDMTFPGWDALQKENREDGPNLLLLLKDAKGNIINTVSGTNKKGFNRVNWNLTIADKTGERLDAPSRGVGRSWGGGIMATPGEYTVTVMKRLNGEDTVLAGPQTFNVKPLYEGSLPRKSYEEMNEFLDSYNDYRQDLRATSDVLEHNLKLIDAMKRAADKVYVPADVYSKIASTKSKLQDLDTKLNGNKIKEEIGERSNISASDGSGLGWTAFGNTYGPTAENKLLLDRVENQLSSIKSELRQIVANDITAVSAALKKANAPYIEGQGLIDED